Proteins from a genomic interval of Nostoc sp. TCL240-02:
- a CDS encoding phosphotransacetylase family protein, whose product MPKSPKYLLIGSTETYSGKSATVLGLSHQLQQKGLDITYGKPLGTCLNSSSGTVIEEDVQFIALSLNLPENRVAPTMLALDELNVQKRLRGEDKTDYQQSLIQQYLQMSQGDLVLLEGPGDFSEGNLFDLSLLQMAEVLDAGVLLVSRYKSLLSVEALLAAKGRVGDRLMGVVINDIPVTQLEAVNTLLRPFLEQQGIPVLAMLPNSDLLRSISVGELVKQLKADVLCRNDRMDLLVESLAIGAMNVNSAVKYFRKRRNMAVVTGGDRVEIQQAALETSTQCLILTGQLPPPPFILSRAEELEIPILSVDLDTLTTVEIVNRTFGQVRLHEPIKVHCIRQLMSEHFDIERLLSKLGLTPAVALS is encoded by the coding sequence GTGCCAAAATCCCCTAAATATTTGCTGATTGGCTCAACCGAGACTTATAGCGGTAAATCTGCAACTGTTCTGGGTTTGTCTCATCAGCTACAGCAAAAAGGACTGGATATTACCTACGGTAAACCGCTTGGTACGTGTCTAAATTCGTCTAGTGGAACCGTAATTGAGGAAGATGTCCAATTCATCGCTCTTAGCCTCAATTTGCCGGAAAACCGTGTTGCACCTACAATGCTGGCTTTGGATGAACTCAATGTGCAAAAGCGCTTACGAGGGGAAGACAAAACCGATTATCAGCAGTCCTTAATACAGCAATATTTACAAATGTCCCAAGGAGATTTGGTATTACTGGAGGGGCCTGGTGATTTTTCCGAAGGCAATTTGTTTGACTTGTCTTTGCTGCAAATGGCTGAAGTATTAGATGCTGGCGTGCTGTTAGTAAGCCGCTATAAATCGTTGCTTTCGGTTGAGGCGCTATTGGCTGCTAAAGGGCGTGTGGGCGATCGCTTGATGGGAGTTGTGATCAATGATATCCCTGTCACCCAACTAGAAGCAGTTAACACTCTCTTACGTCCATTTTTGGAACAGCAAGGGATTCCCGTGCTAGCAATGCTGCCAAATAGCGATTTGCTCCGTAGTATCAGTGTTGGTGAACTGGTGAAGCAGTTAAAGGCTGACGTTCTCTGTCGCAACGATCGCATGGATTTGTTGGTAGAAAGTCTGGCAATTGGAGCGATGAATGTCAACTCTGCTGTCAAGTATTTCCGCAAACGCCGAAATATGGCAGTTGTAACAGGAGGCGATCGCGTCGAAATTCAGCAAGCGGCTTTAGAAACTTCTACTCAATGTTTAATTCTCACCGGGCAACTACCACCGCCGCCGTTCATTCTTAGTCGCGCTGAAGAACTAGAAATCCCCATTTTATCTGTTGACTTAGACACCCTCACCACTGTAGAAATTGTTAACCGCACTTTCGGACAAGTCCGCCTCCACGAACCGATTAAGGTTCATTGCATTCGGCAATTAATGTCTGAGCATTTTGACATTGAACGCCTGTTATCTAAACTGGGTTTAACTCCAGCAGTAGCATTGTCTTAG
- a CDS encoding DNA recombination-mediator protein A, with protein sequence MSQSTDLIKLDTLAQELATIQQTGSKKIALLGSRHVPITHQNLIEMMTYALVLSGNRIITSGATGTNSAAIKGATRADANLLTVILPQSLERQPLESRQQLEQVMHLVENPSNDNLSLAEASYLCNKEIVSRCQQLICFAFHDSRTLLQTCQDAEEQRKVVTLFYFD encoded by the coding sequence TTGAGCCAATCAACAGACCTTATTAAACTCGACACATTAGCGCAAGAACTAGCGACAATCCAGCAAACGGGTTCCAAAAAAATCGCCTTGTTGGGTTCTCGTCACGTTCCGATTACGCATCAGAATCTTATTGAAATGATGACTTATGCCCTAGTTTTATCGGGCAATCGCATCATTACTTCTGGTGCTACAGGGACAAATTCAGCGGCCATTAAGGGAGCAACGCGGGCTGATGCAAATTTGTTGACGGTGATTCTACCTCAAAGCCTGGAACGCCAGCCTTTAGAATCGCGCCAGCAACTAGAACAGGTAATGCATTTAGTGGAAAATCCCAGTAATGATAATCTGTCCCTTGCCGAAGCTAGTTACCTGTGCAACAAGGAAATTGTCTCCCGTTGCCAGCAACTGATCTGTTTTGCGTTTCATGACAGCCGCACCCTGTTGCAAACTTGTCAAGATGCAGAAGAACAAAGAAAAGTAGTAACGCTTTTCTACTTTGATTAG
- a CDS encoding MAPEG family protein, producing the protein MIIFLYSIAAAVVLIYLPFLVVAYARVRIGKEMLATPRAMVDKLPPYAQRATWAHQNTFEAFMIFAAAALMAYVTGVNSFTGQIAVIAFVVARLLYSVFYILNIPLLRSLMFATGIVSSITLIFLSIIQATN; encoded by the coding sequence ATGATAATTTTTTTGTACTCGATCGCTGCTGCTGTCGTTCTGATTTACCTGCCATTTTTGGTAGTGGCTTATGCCCGTGTGCGTATTGGCAAGGAAATGCTTGCTACTCCTCGCGCGATGGTTGATAAATTGCCGCCTTATGCCCAACGAGCTACTTGGGCACATCAGAACACCTTTGAAGCCTTTATGATATTTGCCGCAGCCGCATTGATGGCTTATGTAACTGGTGTAAATTCTTTTACGGGGCAAATAGCTGTGATCGCCTTTGTGGTGGCTCGTTTGCTATACTCAGTTTTTTATATTTTGAATATACCCCTTTTGCGATCGCTCATGTTTGCTACTGGTATTGTTAGCTCTATCACTCTTATCTTCTTGAGCATCATCCAAGCTACTAATTAG
- a CDS encoding YajQ family cyclic di-GMP-binding protein, whose product MASTFSFDIVSDFDRQELVNAVDQVIRDIKGRYDLKDTETTVELVEESINVSTDSEFTLDSVHTILREKAAKRNLSQKIFDFGKVESASGNRVRQEIKLKKGISQEIAKQISKLIRDEFKKVQASIQGDAVRVSAKSKDDLQVVMQRLKQEDYPVALQFTNYR is encoded by the coding sequence ATGGCTTCTACATTTTCCTTTGACATTGTGAGCGACTTTGATCGACAAGAGTTAGTTAACGCAGTCGATCAAGTTATACGAGACATCAAAGGTCGTTACGACCTCAAAGACACTGAAACTACTGTCGAGTTGGTCGAAGAAAGCATTAACGTTAGTACTGACAGCGAGTTTACCTTAGATTCTGTACATACCATTCTGCGAGAAAAAGCCGCCAAGCGTAACCTCTCCCAGAAAATCTTTGATTTTGGCAAAGTTGAATCAGCTAGTGGTAATCGCGTCCGTCAAGAAATCAAACTAAAAAAAGGCATAAGTCAAGAAATCGCCAAACAAATTTCCAAATTGATTCGGGACGAATTCAAAAAAGTACAAGCCTCAATCCAAGGTGATGCCGTGAGGGTTTCTGCAAAATCTAAAGACGACTTACAAGTAGTAATGCAGCGACTAAAACAAGAAGACTACCCAGTTGCTTTGCAATTTACAAATTATCGTTAA
- a CDS encoding glutathione S-transferase family protein produces MLKLYGGARSRASIVQWYLEEIQVPYEFVKLDMQAGEHLKPEYLTINPVGKVPAIVDGDFQLWESGAILLYLAEKYGKTGLSVEERAVFYQWVLFANATLGPGIFGEANREREMPRLLAPLNEIFSKQAFLLSNEFTVADVAVGSILTYIPIMLKLDLSAYPAVLNYMKQLSERPAFQKSIGGRG; encoded by the coding sequence ATGCTCAAACTTTATGGTGGCGCTCGTAGTCGAGCCTCAATTGTTCAATGGTATTTAGAGGAAATACAAGTTCCTTACGAATTCGTCAAACTCGATATGCAGGCGGGTGAACACCTCAAGCCTGAATATTTGACAATTAACCCAGTTGGTAAAGTTCCAGCAATTGTTGATGGGGATTTTCAGCTTTGGGAATCTGGGGCAATTTTGCTGTATCTTGCTGAAAAGTACGGTAAAACTGGACTTTCAGTAGAGGAACGTGCTGTATTTTATCAATGGGTATTGTTTGCCAATGCTACCCTTGGGCCAGGAATTTTTGGGGAAGCAAATCGGGAACGAGAAATGCCCCGCTTGTTGGCTCCATTAAATGAAATTTTCAGTAAGCAAGCTTTTTTGCTCAGTAATGAGTTCACAGTTGCTGATGTGGCAGTGGGGTCTATTCTAACTTACATTCCGATTATGCTAAAGCTAGACCTCAGCGCCTACCCAGCAGTGTTGAACTATATGAAGCAGTTATCTGAGCGTCCGGCATTTCAAAAAAGTATTGGCGGACGGGGTTAG
- a CDS encoding tetratricopeptide repeat protein, which produces MNIHSFLADDDQQSKQYKYVLNNTNKVQEQRKNDRSASTLGNNYLRSFALKSAQEGDYAEAIALLSQLIYRRPHNAVDYNNRGLIYFQSGESQKALYDYNTALKLNPHLASAYNNRANYYAACGELATALADYDQAIDLNPGYVRAWINRGITWRDLGRYEEAIENFELAQLFGQLEGHIWAERGRTYHLWGDWNCAIADYRRALTQLPTLATTRDFTGSRLRLQIENWLNDLLSPEHPTSHLVD; this is translated from the coding sequence ATGAATATTCACTCATTTCTAGCTGACGATGACCAGCAAAGCAAGCAATATAAATATGTTTTAAATAATACAAATAAAGTCCAAGAGCAGAGGAAAAACGATCGCAGCGCATCTACTTTAGGGAATAACTACTTACGCTCTTTTGCTTTGAAGTCGGCTCAAGAAGGTGACTATGCAGAGGCGATCGCACTTTTAAGCCAACTAATTTACCGCCGTCCGCACAATGCCGTTGATTACAACAATCGGGGACTCATTTATTTCCAAAGTGGTGAAAGCCAAAAAGCGCTTTACGACTATAACACCGCCCTGAAACTCAATCCTCATTTGGCTAGTGCTTATAATAACCGGGCAAATTACTATGCAGCTTGTGGAGAATTAGCAACAGCACTTGCCGACTACGATCAAGCCATTGATTTGAATCCTGGCTATGTTCGGGCGTGGATTAACCGAGGCATTACCTGGCGTGATTTGGGGCGATACGAGGAGGCAATTGAGAATTTTGAGTTAGCACAGCTTTTCGGTCAACTAGAAGGTCATATCTGGGCTGAACGCGGCAGAACTTACCATCTTTGGGGTGACTGGAATTGTGCGATCGCTGATTATCGTCGTGCCCTCACTCAACTGCCTACTCTCGCAACAACTAGGGATTTCACTGGTTCTCGCTTGCGTTTACAAATCGAAAATTGGCTAAACGATTTGCTATCTCCTGAGCATCCTACATCCCACTTGGTAGATTAG
- the psaM gene encoding photosystem I reaction center subunit XII translates to MSDTQVYIALVVALIPGVLAWRLATELYK, encoded by the coding sequence ATCTCAGACACTCAAGTCTATATCGCTCTAGTTGTAGCGTTGATTCCAGGAGTTCTAGCTTGGCGATTAGCCACAGAACTTTACAAATAA
- a CDS encoding FGGY-family carbohydrate kinase codes for MNLYLGIDFGTSGARGVVIDEEAYCIQAEVRYPFQDSTATVTPNIWQEALFLLLEQIPDQLRQKIKAIAINGTSSTVLLVDAAGNPTDAPLLYNDARGSLVLEDLRSIAPPNHTVLSATSSLAKLLWMRQLPSFSEARYFLHQADWLAFLLHGQLGISDYHNALKLGYDVEELKYPEWLEKLQIPIQLPKVLTPGTPIAELRPEIADKFGFSRDCLVCAGTTDSIAAFLASGAKLPGEAVTSLGSTLVLKLLSRTRVEDARYGIYSHRLGDLWLTGGASNTGGAVLQQFFTNAELASLSREIDGAKASDLDYYPLLKVGDRFPINDPNLAPRLEPRPDNPVEFLHGLLESITRIEARGYELLQQMGADKLSRVYTAGGGAANDTLTTIRARYLQIPVVASVYTEAAYGTALLGMEGVKKSNV; via the coding sequence ATGAATTTGTATTTGGGTATCGACTTCGGTACATCTGGCGCACGCGGCGTGGTAATTGACGAGGAAGCCTATTGTATTCAGGCTGAGGTGAGATATCCTTTCCAGGACTCAACAGCCACCGTTACGCCAAATATTTGGCAGGAGGCTTTGTTTTTACTGCTGGAACAAATACCTGACCAATTGCGGCAAAAAATTAAAGCGATCGCAATTAATGGGACTTCTTCTACAGTCTTGCTGGTTGATGCTGCTGGCAACCCAACAGATGCACCATTGCTATATAACGATGCGCGGGGATCATTGGTGCTAGAGGATTTGAGGAGTATAGCACCCCCTAATCATACCGTGTTGAGTGCCACCTCCAGCCTAGCTAAACTTTTGTGGATGAGACAATTACCCTCATTTAGTGAAGCTAGATATTTCTTGCATCAAGCAGATTGGCTGGCGTTTCTTTTACATGGACAGTTGGGAATTAGCGATTACCATAATGCTTTAAAGCTGGGTTATGACGTGGAAGAGTTGAAATACCCAGAATGGCTAGAAAAACTGCAAATACCGATTCAGCTACCCAAAGTTTTAACTCCTGGTACTCCCATTGCCGAATTGCGTCCTGAAATTGCGGATAAGTTTGGTTTTAGCCGTGATTGTCTGGTATGTGCAGGTACAACTGATAGTATCGCGGCTTTTCTCGCCAGTGGTGCAAAATTACCTGGTGAAGCCGTGACTTCACTGGGTTCAACATTGGTACTAAAGTTATTAAGTCGTACCCGTGTAGAAGATGCCAGATATGGAATTTACAGCCATAGGTTAGGGGATTTGTGGCTGACTGGTGGTGCTTCTAATACTGGAGGTGCAGTACTTCAGCAATTTTTCACCAACGCTGAATTAGCAAGCCTTAGCCGGGAAATTGATGGAGCAAAAGCCAGCGATTTAGATTATTATCCGTTGTTGAAGGTAGGCGATCGCTTTCCAATTAATGATCCCAATTTAGCCCCACGTTTGGAACCACGCCCAGATAACCCAGTGGAATTTTTGCATGGGTTGTTAGAAAGTATTACCCGCATAGAAGCACGAGGGTACGAATTATTACAGCAAATGGGAGCAGACAAGTTAAGTCGTGTTTATACTGCTGGCGGTGGCGCGGCTAATGATACTTTGACTACGATTAGAGCGCGTTATTTGCAGATTCCTGTAGTAGCTTCAGTGTATACAGAAGCTGCTTACGGAACGGCGCTGTTGGGTATGGAAGGCGTGAAAAAGAGTAATGTGTAA
- a CDS encoding BMP family protein, translating to MTTNFSRREFILFGSATFATSLVVQACSNKPTTPTATTTGGTEGFKIAIALPGMITDKGWNQSGYEGINLAKQNLGAQTAYVEKVAQADQTEILTDFARKGYNLIFAHGGQFDAAIEQVASQFPNTFFVGVNGNLKGENIASLRIDHLQASYLCGIIGASVTKSNKLAYIAGEKFPATEGELRGFELGAKSVKPNIQITSTFTGDWDDVAKAKEATLALISAGSDVIYQWLDNASAAVLQTAGEKGVYAFGNTKDQLDVAPKAVLTSAVKRLDLAIAYIAELAKQKQIKGQIYTIGLERTDILFLGKFGAIIPEAVKQKVLNAKQEIVNKKIVFEDCKEAGKDTLCVKKATT from the coding sequence ATGACAACAAACTTTAGTCGGCGTGAATTTATCTTGTTTGGTTCAGCCACGTTTGCTACCAGCTTAGTGGTACAAGCTTGCAGTAATAAGCCGACTACACCAACAGCGACAACAACAGGTGGTACTGAAGGGTTTAAAATAGCGATCGCTCTCCCTGGGATGATTACTGACAAAGGCTGGAATCAATCTGGTTATGAAGGAATCAATCTAGCAAAACAAAACCTAGGTGCCCAAACCGCCTATGTAGAAAAAGTAGCACAAGCAGATCAGACAGAAATATTAACAGATTTTGCTCGTAAAGGCTACAATCTCATCTTCGCGCATGGCGGGCAATTTGATGCCGCAATTGAACAAGTCGCTTCACAGTTCCCCAACACCTTTTTTGTGGGAGTAAATGGTAATCTCAAGGGTGAAAATATTGCTTCTTTACGAATAGATCATCTACAAGCTAGTTATTTGTGTGGCATTATCGGTGCTTCTGTGACTAAATCTAATAAATTGGCTTATATTGCTGGAGAGAAGTTTCCCGCTACCGAAGGAGAACTGCGGGGATTTGAATTAGGGGCAAAATCTGTTAAACCAAATATCCAAATTACTTCTACTTTTACAGGTGATTGGGATGATGTTGCCAAAGCCAAAGAAGCAACTCTGGCATTAATTTCTGCCGGGTCTGATGTTATTTATCAATGGTTAGATAATGCTTCAGCCGCAGTCTTACAAACAGCAGGCGAAAAAGGAGTATATGCTTTTGGCAACACCAAGGATCAATTAGACGTTGCACCAAAAGCTGTTTTAACCAGCGCTGTCAAACGCTTAGATTTAGCCATCGCTTATATAGCAGAATTAGCTAAACAAAAACAAATCAAAGGACAAATATATACAATTGGATTAGAAAGAACAGATATATTATTTTTAGGGAAATTTGGAGCAATCATACCGGAAGCAGTTAAACAAAAGGTATTGAATGCAAAGCAAGAGATTGTTAATAAAAAAATAGTTTTTGAAGACTGCAAAGAGGCTGGGAAGGATACGCTCTGCGTGAAGAAAGCAACAACATAG
- a CDS encoding ABC transporter ATP-binding protein, whose translation MNYLRLQNITKRFGSFIANDNINLSVASGSIHAILGENGAGKSTLMNIISGLYQPDAGEIYLQEQLIKISSPNEAIKLGIGMIYQHFMLVPKLTVTENIILGMEKNWRLNLENKQQEIAALSQTYGLEIDPTAKVENLSVGAQQRVEILKVLYRRAKLLILDEPTAVLTPPEVESLIAILHQLAAAGNTIIFISHKLEEVMNLCDSVTVLRQGKVVATTSTEAVTSQQLATLMVGREVALQLNKSPTLPGEIILSVQNLQVADERNILAVNNVSFELRAGEILGIAGVDGNGQRELADAIALVRTIKQGKMEFTYNTLVGYIPEDRQTMGLVLQFSIAQNLILKAFKYLPFCRRFLLQQEAIANRAQAAMQEFDIRANGIDILVSQLSGGNQQKVVLARELAQTPALIIAMQPTRGLDVGATVAVQSRILTERDRGAAVLYISSDLEEVMTMSDRIAVIYRGEFVAILDAATAKVEEIGLLMAGGSKTVISEQ comes from the coding sequence ATGAACTATTTACGCTTACAAAATATTACCAAACGCTTTGGGTCTTTTATCGCTAACGATAATATCAATCTCTCTGTTGCATCTGGAAGCATTCATGCAATACTAGGCGAAAATGGTGCAGGTAAGAGTACTTTAATGAATATTATTAGTGGACTCTATCAACCTGACGCTGGGGAGATTTATCTCCAAGAACAACTAATAAAAATTTCCTCACCAAATGAGGCAATTAAATTAGGTATTGGTATGATTTACCAACACTTCATGCTTGTACCGAAATTGACTGTCACAGAAAATATCATCTTAGGGATGGAGAAAAATTGGCGGCTAAATCTAGAAAATAAACAGCAAGAAATCGCCGCCTTATCCCAAACTTATGGATTAGAAATTGACCCCACTGCCAAAGTTGAAAATTTATCTGTTGGGGCACAACAACGGGTAGAAATTCTCAAAGTTCTCTACCGTCGAGCAAAGTTGTTGATTCTTGATGAACCTACAGCAGTTTTGACACCGCCAGAAGTAGAATCATTAATTGCTATCTTGCACCAATTGGCAGCCGCAGGTAACACAATTATTTTTATAAGCCATAAATTAGAAGAGGTAATGAATCTCTGTGATTCAGTCACAGTTTTACGCCAGGGAAAGGTAGTAGCAACAACATCAACTGAAGCAGTGACATCTCAGCAGTTAGCAACATTGATGGTAGGAAGGGAAGTAGCTTTACAGTTAAATAAAAGTCCTACATTACCAGGAGAAATCATTCTATCGGTGCAAAATTTGCAAGTTGCTGATGAAAGAAATATTCTTGCTGTCAATAATGTATCTTTTGAACTGCGGGCGGGAGAAATTTTAGGAATTGCTGGTGTCGATGGCAATGGACAGCGAGAATTAGCTGATGCCATCGCTCTTGTGCGGACTATTAAGCAGGGTAAAATGGAGTTTACGTACAATACTTTAGTGGGCTACATCCCAGAAGATAGGCAAACAATGGGATTGGTGTTGCAATTTAGCATCGCCCAAAATTTGATTTTAAAAGCTTTTAAATATCTACCATTTTGTCGCCGTTTTTTGTTACAACAAGAAGCGATCGCAAATCGTGCCCAAGCTGCAATGCAAGAGTTTGACATTCGGGCGAATGGGATTGATATCTTGGTAAGTCAACTTTCGGGAGGAAATCAACAAAAAGTGGTATTAGCGCGAGAACTGGCGCAAACACCAGCTTTAATTATCGCCATGCAACCCACAAGGGGGTTAGATGTCGGGGCGACAGTAGCCGTCCAATCTCGAATATTAACAGAACGTGATCGCGGTGCGGCAGTTTTGTATATTTCTAGTGACTTAGAAGAAGTGATGACAATGAGCGATCGCATTGCCGTAATCTACAGAGGTGAGTTTGTGGCTATTTTGGATGCAGCTACGGCGAAGGTGGAAGAAATTGGTTTGTTGATGGCTGGGGGATCTAAAACAGTTATCAGTGAACAGTAA
- a CDS encoding plasmid stabilization system protein gives MRVLVWDSSFKRAFKRVIRKNPRLEKAIFEVLELLVTDPFAPSLKSHKLKGDLEGL, from the coding sequence ATGAGAGTTCTTGTTTGGGATAGTAGCTTTAAGCGTGCTTTTAAACGAGTTATTCGTAAAAATCCTCGCTTAGAAAAAGCAATTTTTGAAGTTTTGGAATTACTTGTAACCGATCCATTTGCACCTTCTTTGAAATCGCATAAGTTAAAAGGTGATTTAGAGGGTTTGTAG
- a CDS encoding ABC transporter permease, with protein sequence MLTLINRIHPRLLPILSPLIAIASALIVGAILMLIAGANPITAYSILFQESLSTYFGFGNTLTKMTPLLFASLGVLVALRAGQFNIGGEGQIYLGALGSTLIGLYVQGLPAVIHIPLALLAGFFFGAVWGWIPGYLKAMRGVNEVITTLLLNYIAVNLVSYLVQNPLMAAGAPSPYSPLIAKTAQLPIILPQSLAHAGILFGLIAAGILWVLLVRSPLGYQITAVGFNPIAARYAHISVERTIMLVMAAAGGLAGLAGSCEVMGLKYRLFEQVSPGYGFDAIAIAFLSRGSVVGVVLTSLFFAALRSGANVMQRSAGVPVTVVYAIQGFMVLFIAISLAVEREITQRGAKV encoded by the coding sequence GTGCTGACACTAATTAATCGGATTCATCCTAGATTACTGCCCATACTATCACCGTTAATTGCGATCGCCTCCGCGCTCATCGTCGGTGCTATCCTCATGCTAATTGCTGGGGCAAATCCCATCACCGCGTATAGCATCTTATTTCAAGAATCTCTCTCTACCTACTTTGGATTTGGTAACACCCTCACCAAAATGACACCGCTATTATTCGCTAGTTTAGGCGTGTTAGTGGCGTTGCGGGCTGGGCAATTTAATATCGGTGGTGAAGGACAAATTTATCTAGGTGCGTTGGGAAGTACTTTAATTGGGTTATACGTGCAAGGATTACCTGCGGTGATTCATATCCCCTTAGCACTTTTAGCAGGATTTTTCTTTGGTGCAGTTTGGGGTTGGATTCCTGGTTATCTCAAAGCAATGCGTGGAGTCAATGAAGTAATTACTACCTTGTTGCTCAACTATATCGCGGTAAATTTAGTTAGCTACCTCGTCCAAAATCCATTAATGGCAGCAGGTGCGCCTAGTCCTTATTCGCCATTAATTGCCAAAACAGCCCAATTGCCGATTATCTTACCGCAAAGCCTCGCCCATGCTGGGATTTTATTCGGTTTAATTGCCGCAGGTATTTTATGGGTATTGTTAGTGCGATCGCCTCTAGGTTATCAAATTACGGCAGTAGGATTTAACCCGATTGCCGCCCGTTATGCCCACATATCAGTTGAACGCACCATTATGCTGGTGATGGCTGCTGCGGGTGGTTTAGCTGGTTTAGCTGGAAGTTGTGAAGTGATGGGGTTAAAATATCGGCTATTTGAACAAGTTTCGCCAGGTTATGGATTTGATGCCATTGCGATCGCTTTTTTAAGTCGTGGTAGTGTTGTCGGTGTAGTATTAACTTCTTTGTTTTTTGCAGCCCTTCGCAGTGGTGCAAATGTGATGCAGCGTAGTGCAGGTGTGCCCGTAACTGTAGTTTACGCAATTCAGGGGTTTATGGTGTTATTTATTGCTATCAGTCTCGCAGTGGAAAGAGAAATAACGCAAAGGGGCGCAAAGGTTTAA
- a CDS encoding ABC transporter permease: MNNLNFFSDYLTATLRLAVPLAFAALGGLYSERSGVLNIALEGMLLTGAFTSAAATFYTGNPWLGILASLIAGGLVGLLHAVLCVTLRVDQLVSGLAINLVAAGLTSFLARLVFSGSSTQQLPGIGTITIPGLANIPLIGPLLFQSDFLVYLLFILVILTTYLLFKTSFGLTLRAVGESPKAADTAGISVSFVRYIAVVTSGCLASLGGAYLALVQVRFFAEGMSAGKGFIAIAALIFGRWHPVGSALACLLFGATEALQLRIQALGVNIPYQFLVMLPYAIALLALVGKLGKSTPPKALGTPYFGENRHSD, encoded by the coding sequence ATGAATAATCTCAACTTCTTCTCCGATTACTTAACAGCTACCTTACGTCTAGCCGTCCCCTTAGCATTTGCTGCCCTTGGAGGATTGTACTCGGAACGATCGGGGGTGTTAAATATCGCCTTAGAAGGAATGTTGCTTACTGGTGCTTTTACCAGTGCTGCTGCCACCTTCTACACTGGTAATCCCTGGCTTGGTATCCTCGCGTCCTTGATTGCTGGGGGATTAGTCGGACTACTCCATGCTGTTTTATGTGTAACTTTGCGTGTCGATCAATTAGTATCTGGGTTAGCAATTAATCTTGTTGCAGCTGGATTAACATCGTTTTTAGCCCGGTTAGTGTTTAGTGGCAGTAGTACACAACAATTACCTGGAATTGGGACAATTACTATTCCTGGTTTAGCTAATATTCCCCTGATCGGGCCGTTACTATTTCAGTCAGATTTTTTAGTATACTTATTATTTATCTTAGTTATTTTAACTACATACCTTTTATTTAAAACTAGCTTTGGATTGACATTACGGGCAGTGGGGGAATCTCCGAAAGCTGCTGACACGGCTGGAATTTCGGTATCATTTGTCCGTTATATCGCAGTGGTGACTAGTGGCTGTCTTGCGAGTTTAGGAGGTGCTTATTTAGCTCTGGTACAGGTAAGATTTTTTGCCGAAGGGATGAGTGCTGGTAAGGGATTTATTGCGATCGCAGCATTAATTTTTGGCAGATGGCATCCTGTAGGTAGTGCTTTGGCTTGTTTGCTATTTGGGGCTACAGAAGCTTTACAACTGCGAATTCAAGCATTAGGGGTAAATATTCCTTACCAATTTTTAGTCATGCTACCTTATGCGATCGCTTTATTGGCATTGGTGGGTAAGCTGGGAAAATCTACACCCCCGAAAGCTTTAGGTACTCCCTACTTTGGAGAAAATCGCCACTCAGACTAA
- a CDS encoding DUF2214 family protein, with protein MWISAIVAYLHYLSFMLCFGALVSEALNLKKELSLNEAWKIVIADAVYGISATVVLVTGILRVIYFGKGTDYYFSNPVFYAKVVVFIVVGLLSLYPTISFIGWMKSLQQGQAPKLELLKLNRLIWLIRIELVGFILIPLLAVIMARGIGIN; from the coding sequence ATGTGGATAAGTGCCATAGTTGCGTACTTACATTATTTAAGCTTCATGTTGTGTTTTGGCGCTCTGGTATCAGAAGCATTGAATTTAAAAAAAGAATTGAGTTTAAATGAGGCTTGGAAGATCGTCATAGCTGATGCAGTATATGGTATATCAGCAACTGTCGTTCTTGTCACAGGCATTTTGCGTGTTATCTACTTTGGTAAAGGGACGGATTACTATTTCAGCAACCCAGTTTTTTACGCCAAAGTTGTGGTTTTCATTGTGGTGGGTTTACTATCTCTCTATCCCACTATTTCTTTCATTGGTTGGATGAAAAGTCTCCAACAGGGGCAAGCACCCAAGCTAGAATTACTAAAACTAAATCGTCTCATCTGGCTCATTAGAATTGAACTGGTTGGTTTTATCCTAATTCCGTTATTGGCAGTAATAATGGCAAGAGGAATAGGTATAAACTAG